CAGGTTGCGCCAGCAGAAGGAGGCGTGGATGCAGTACTCCGGCTGCCAGATGACCTCGATGCTCTCGCCGCGGTAGACCCGCTGGACACCCTCTCGCTTTCGCTCTTCCACAGGTCGTTCCATCGCGCCCTCCCCGGCTGAGGTCAAGCTCGGCATAGTCTATGCTTTCGGAGCCGAATGCGCCTCAGGCGCGGTCGCGGGGAGGCAGCTTGAGCCGCATTCTCGTCATCAGCCGCAACACCGTCGGTGCGCAGATGTCCGCGCCCGGGATCCGCGCGCTGAACGTCGCGCGCACCCTGGCGCGGCGCGTCCCGGGCGCGCAGGTCACGCTCGCCGTCCCCGGCTCTTCGCGGCCGGCCGGCGCGGAGGCCTTCTCGGTCGCGCCCTACAGCGCCCGGAGCCTGCCGCGCCTGGTCCGTGATCACGACGTCATCATCGCGCAGTACATCCGCGCCACGGCCATACCATTCCTGGCCGGCAAGCGGGTGGTGCTGGACTTCTTCGCGAACTTCATCGCCGAGTGGCTGGAGCTCTGGGCGGAGTGGCCCGACGACCCCCTGCGCGACGCCAACATGGAGGCGAACCGGCGCTACCTGAACCTCCAGCTCTCGCTCGCGGACTTCGTCCTGGCGGCGAACGAACGCCAGCGCGACCTCTGGCTCGGCACGCTCGCGGCCATAGGGCGCGTGACGCCGGCGGTGTACGACGCCGACCCCTCGCTGCGCAGCCTGATCGACGTGGCGCCTTTCGGGGTCCGGCCCGAACCGGCAGTCGCGCGCAAGCGCGTGCTCAAAGGAGTCTACCCCGGCATCGAAGCAGACGACTTCGTGCTCATCTGGAACGGCGGCGTGCTTCACTGGTACGACCCGGCGACGCTTCTGCAGGCGATGGCGCTCGTCGCGAAGACTCACCCGAAAGTAAAGCTGTTCTTCCTCGGCACCAAGTACCCCATCTCCGACCCGATCGAGGGCAAGACGCTGACTGACATGCTCTCCCTTAGCCAGGCGCTCGGCCTTACCGGGCGGACAGTCTTCTTCAACGAGGGCTGGGTGGATTATGACGACAGCGGCGACTTCCTCGTCGAGGCCGATGCCGGCGTCTGCGCTTATTTCGACAACCTGGAGACGCACTTCGCCCACCGCGTCCGCCTGGTAGACCTCATCTGGGCGGAGGCGCCGATCATATGCAACGAGCGCGACGAAGTGGCCGAGATGGTGCGAGAGAAAGGCCTGGGCATCTCCGTCCCGTTCCGCGACGTGAAGGCCATGGCGGAGGCCATCATCAAGATCGCGGACGATGACGACTTCCGCGACGCGTGTAAGGCCAACGCACGGGCGCTCAAGCCAGCCCTCAGCTGGGAGAACTGCCTGGCCCCCCTCGTGCGCTATTGCAGCGAGGCGCCGGCGGCGAGTCCGAGCCGCTCTCCCGTCGCCAGCGCCGTCTTCGCTGGCTCCTACGTCCTCTCCAGGCTCGACCAGATGGCGCGAGGGC
This portion of the Dehalococcoidia bacterium genome encodes:
- a CDS encoding glycosyltransferase → MSRILVISRNTVGAQMSAPGIRALNVARTLARRVPGAQVTLAVPGSSRPAGAEAFSVAPYSARSLPRLVRDHDVIIAQYIRATAIPFLAGKRVVLDFFANFIAEWLELWAEWPDDPLRDANMEANRRYLNLQLSLADFVLAANERQRDLWLGTLAAIGRVTPAVYDADPSLRSLIDVAPFGVRPEPAVARKRVLKGVYPGIEADDFVLIWNGGVLHWYDPATLLQAMALVAKTHPKVKLFFLGTKYPISDPIEGKTLTDMLSLSQALGLTGRTVFFNEGWVDYDDSGDFLVEADAGVCAYFDNLETHFAHRVRLVDLIWAEAPIICNERDEVAEMVREKGLGISVPFRDVKAMAEAIIKIADDDDFRDACKANARALKPALSWENCLAPLVRYCSEAPAASPSRSPVASAVFAGSYVLSRLDQMARGLAAGKPAAERRREAAARQAQAAQPA